A window of Verrucomicrobiia bacterium contains these coding sequences:
- a CDS encoding Gfo/Idh/MocA family oxidoreductase has protein sequence MKRSSISRRQFLRHSAAASAALALPTLIPRHVLGAEGQPGANERINIGFIGIGRQATGLLSGALRSKTARIGAFADVNLSRAQKNASALGATAYQDYRHLLDQKDIDAVVTATPEHWRILIVLHACQAGKDLYVEKPLSLTVKEGRWMVTAARKYKRIIQVGSQQRSDPLDVAACEFVRSGGLGKITKVVASNYPSPWEYNLPPEPVPEGLDWNMWCGPAPLVPFSQSLYVPREVGQPGSPGWAAPGWLSFRPHSGGEVTGWGSHGFDMIQYALGMDDSGPVEIWPVGKKFEAPTYDKPESKARGDKITSEPLVYFKYANGVVVEPGNAPGFGCVVHGEKGWLRIDRGRLDSQPEDIYEKLMRERPKIPGHIENWLQCIKSRKLPTADVEIGHRSATVCHLVNICRWTGRKLRWDPVKEIFPDDPEANQHLDRERRKGFEVPAVI, from the coding sequence ATGAAACGCTCCTCCATCTCTCGCCGCCAGTTCCTGCGCCACTCCGCCGCCGCTTCTGCCGCCCTCGCCCTGCCCACCCTCATCCCCCGCCACGTCCTGGGCGCTGAGGGACAGCCCGGCGCCAATGAACGCATCAACATCGGTTTTATCGGCATCGGCCGCCAGGCCACCGGCCTGCTCTCCGGCGCCTTGCGCAGCAAAACCGCCCGCATCGGCGCGTTTGCCGATGTCAATCTCAGCCGCGCCCAGAAAAATGCCTCCGCTCTGGGCGCCACCGCCTATCAGGATTACCGCCATCTGCTCGACCAGAAGGACATTGATGCCGTGGTCACCGCCACCCCGGAACATTGGCGCATCCTCATCGTCCTCCACGCCTGCCAGGCCGGCAAGGATTTGTACGTGGAAAAACCGCTCTCCCTCACCGTCAAAGAAGGCCGCTGGATGGTCACGGCTGCCCGCAAATACAAGCGCATCATTCAGGTGGGCAGCCAGCAACGCTCCGACCCCCTCGATGTCGCCGCCTGCGAATTCGTCCGCAGTGGTGGCCTGGGCAAAATCACCAAAGTGGTGGCCTCCAATTATCCCAGCCCCTGGGAATACAACCTGCCCCCGGAACCCGTCCCGGAGGGATTGGATTGGAATATGTGGTGCGGCCCGGCGCCGCTGGTGCCTTTCAGTCAGTCCCTCTACGTCCCCCGCGAAGTTGGCCAGCCCGGTTCTCCAGGTTGGGCCGCCCCCGGTTGGCTCTCCTTCCGCCCTCATTCAGGCGGCGAAGTCACCGGCTGGGGTTCTCATGGCTTTGACATGATTCAATACGCCCTCGGCATGGATGACAGCGGCCCGGTCGAAATCTGGCCCGTGGGCAAAAAATTTGAGGCCCCCACCTACGACAAACCGGAAAGCAAGGCGCGGGGCGATAAAATCACCAGCGAGCCCCTCGTCTATTTCAAATACGCCAACGGCGTGGTGGTGGAACCCGGCAACGCCCCCGGCTTCGGCTGTGTGGTCCATGGCGAAAAAGGCTGGCTCCGCATTGACCGCGGCCGGCTGGACTCCCAACCGGAAGACATCTACGAAAAGCTCATGCGGGAACGCCCCAAAATCCCCGGCCACATCGAAAACTGGCTCCAGTGCATCAAGTCCCGCAAATTGCCCACCGCGGATGTCGAAATCGGCCATCGCTCGGCCACCGTGTGTCACCTCGTCAACATCTGCCGCTGGACCGGCCGCAAACTGCGCTGGGACCCCGTCAAAGAAATTTTCCCTGACGACCCGGAGGCCAATCAACACCTGGACCGCGAGCGCCGCAAGGGATTTGAAGTGCCGGCGGTCATCTGA
- the rpoN gene encoding RNA polymerase factor sigma-54 — MAQGLHLTQSLKQTLVLAPQMQQSLALLQAPILELKALVEKELQQNPVLEELPPSASDTQEKTEADPGEIPASRLDPAEPPPDVTYDPATERESKAPVDDFQAEFERLAQLDQEWRDHFSQTQTPLRSREEDEEKRAYMFESLTNGVSLQEDLLEQMRLSDLTPEQRPIAELIIGNIDENGYLKASVDELSFSTNVPREQIEAVLKVIQSFHPPGVGARDLRECLLLQLERAGRQDSLEYKIIQNHMDELGRRRFPEIARALNVQVAEVQEAARRIANLDPRPGRAISAEPDVYIVPEVFVTKSGDDYVVTLNDEHIPRLRISNQYKDLMAQPNSDDEVRDYIRNKIQAGKFLIKSIHQRQQTILNIAKEIVKRQRDFMEKGVSALKPMTMAQVAEAVGVHETTVSRAVSGKYMQTPQGVFEMRYFFTSGLQTTNGDGVSNATVKEMIAELFRNESPKYPLSDEEVVRLLKEKGIVIARRTVAKYRAELGILPSNLRKVY, encoded by the coding sequence ATGGCGCAAGGTTTGCATCTGACTCAGTCGTTGAAGCAAACGCTGGTGCTGGCGCCCCAAATGCAACAGTCACTGGCGTTGTTGCAAGCCCCTATTCTTGAGCTTAAAGCGCTGGTCGAAAAGGAGTTGCAGCAAAACCCCGTCCTCGAGGAATTACCCCCCTCAGCCTCCGATACCCAGGAAAAAACTGAAGCCGACCCCGGCGAAATCCCCGCCAGCCGTTTGGACCCAGCCGAGCCTCCCCCGGACGTCACCTACGACCCCGCCACCGAACGGGAATCCAAAGCCCCCGTGGACGATTTCCAGGCGGAGTTCGAGCGGCTGGCCCAACTGGACCAGGAATGGCGCGACCACTTCAGCCAGACCCAGACCCCCCTCCGCAGCCGCGAAGAAGATGAGGAAAAACGGGCTTATATGTTTGAAAGCCTCACCAACGGCGTCTCCCTCCAGGAAGACCTGTTGGAGCAAATGCGCCTCTCCGACCTGACCCCCGAACAGCGCCCCATCGCCGAGCTTATCATCGGCAACATTGATGAAAATGGCTACCTCAAGGCTTCAGTGGACGAACTCTCCTTCTCCACCAACGTTCCCAGGGAGCAAATTGAAGCCGTCCTGAAGGTCATTCAAAGCTTCCACCCCCCCGGCGTCGGAGCGCGCGATTTGCGCGAATGTCTCCTCCTGCAGTTGGAGCGCGCCGGACGCCAGGATTCCCTGGAATACAAAATCATCCAAAACCACATGGATGAACTGGGCCGCCGCCGCTTTCCCGAAATCGCCCGGGCGCTCAACGTCCAGGTCGCCGAGGTGCAGGAAGCCGCCCGCCGCATCGCCAATCTCGACCCCCGTCCCGGCCGGGCCATCTCCGCCGAACCGGATGTGTACATCGTCCCGGAAGTCTTTGTCACCAAAAGCGGCGATGACTACGTGGTCACCCTCAATGACGAGCACATCCCGCGTCTGCGCATTAGCAACCAATACAAGGACCTGATGGCCCAGCCCAACAGCGATGACGAGGTCCGCGATTACATCCGCAACAAAATCCAGGCCGGCAAATTCCTCATCAAAAGCATCCACCAGCGCCAGCAAACCATCCTCAACATCGCCAAAGAAATCGTGAAGCGCCAGCGCGACTTCATGGAAAAAGGCGTCTCCGCCCTCAAACCCATGACCATGGCCCAGGTGGCGGAGGCCGTGGGCGTCCATGAAACCACGGTCAGCCGCGCCGTCTCCGGCAAATACATGCAGACCCCCCAGGGTGTCTTCGAAATGCGCTATTTCTTCACCAGCGGTCTGCAAACCACCAACGGCGACGGCGTCTCCAATGCCACCGTCAAGGAAATGATCGCCGAGCTTTTCCGCAACGAATCTCCCAAATACCCCCTGAGTGACGAGGAGGTCGTCCGCCTGCTCAAAGAAAAGGGCATCGTCATCGCCCGCCGCACCGTGGCCAAATACCGCGCCGAGCTGGGCATCCTGCCCTCCAATTTGCGGAAGGTGTACTGA